One segment of Clarias gariepinus isolate MV-2021 ecotype Netherlands chromosome 6, CGAR_prim_01v2, whole genome shotgun sequence DNA contains the following:
- the ttc22 gene encoding tetratricopeptide repeat protein 22, whose amino-acid sequence MFHGEETTMEESTEDDLESLIESLDFIPGHFHLPLNLNIESSGPSTLRLRDIQMKRENLRAELELEMGRMQYAVRNMLGLLAYHVDELEEAEEIFRNICQEDPGNLNAWANLAHVYERLRQENKESECLERVKELMDMETSESPTEGRIRAAWCLTEQAFAQLHDVEMEREEDLQERLTSALTLYNRALHYGGDLVPQEEKWSWYFKMATIHIRLYGFANYSKDLEDAKLAHFNKGLTLLAEILNSDTTHLKALAWCYIGLMLERKDEFSTVPMSVHDCGLSGSEPLSCYGSGIKLATDDAFTLNQLANVFFRSGKHEMSMGICNMALNVLPDAELNWKAYCTRAKLKIASFVKALDQAKLGLSGIPDRQDLRDARADLERVLSVQPCLSTHLEMGQVYYYMGVDAVKESIMVDEMAVNQALVSLAQALKCPLGSSLPELQLLRGRCLLLKGEEENAIDCFRQSLELERPGSCEQQALHFLLEALLTIFTKSTGDMSHIFSQLEDCVKQAEERHGIDTVRAELRLLCRTYTDEVAELSREMVKRGKLGMVKRLLKSIQPQDKLPLGRSLSV is encoded by the exons ATGTTTCATGGTGAAGAGACGACCATGGAAGAGAGCACAGAGGACGACCTTGAGTCTCTGATTGAAAGCTTGGATTTCATACCGGGACACTTTCACCTGCCGCTGAACCTAAACATCGAGTCAAGTGGGCCATCCACCCTGCGTCTGCGTGACATACAGATGAAGCGAGAGAACTTACGAGCTGAGCTGGAGCTTGAGATGGGTAGAATGCAGTATGCTGTGCGAAACATGCTGGGCTTGCTAGCTTACCATGTTGATGAGCTGGAAGAAGCTGAGGAGATTTTCCGTAATATCTGCCAGGAGGATCCAGGAAACCTTAATGCTTGGGCCAACCTGGCTCACGTGTATGAGCGGCTCAGACAGGAGAATAAGGAGAGCGAGTGTTTAGAACGTGTAAAAGAACTCATGGATATGGAGACCAGTGAGAGCCCAACAGAGGGCAGGATCAGGGCAGCTTGGTGCCTGACGGAGCAGGCTTTCGCTCAGCTTCATGatgtggagatggagagagaggaagacCTGCAGGAACGACTGACCTCTGCCCTCACCCTGTATAACCGAGCTCTCCACTATGGTGGTGACCTG GTACCGCAAGAAGAGAAGTGGAGCTGGTATTTTAAAATGGCAACAATTCACATAAG ATTATATGGATTTGCCAATTATTCAAAGGATTTGGAAGACGCCAAGCTTGCACACTTTAACAAAGGTCTGACATTGCTAGCGGAGATTCTTAATTCAGACACGACACACCTcaaag CACTTGCCTGGTGTTACATTGGTCTAATGCTTGAGAGGAAAGACGAGTTCTCCACCGTCCCAATGTCAGTTCATGACTGTGGCCTGTCTGGATCTGAGCCGCTGTCATGCTACGGATCG GGAATCAAACTGGCCACAGATGACGCATTTACATTGAATCAGCTAGCCAATGTCTTTTTTCGCTCAGGCAAGCATGAGATGTCAATGGGCATCTGTAACATGGCCTTAAATGTGCTGCCTGATGCAGAGCTAAACTGGAAAGCGTACTGCACTCGAGCTAAG CTTAAAATCGCAAGCTTTGTGAAGGCCTTGGACCAAGCTAAGTTGGGGCTGAGTGGGATTCCTGATCGTCAGGACTTGAGAGATGCCCGAGCTGACCTTGAGCGGGTGCTGAGTGTTCAGCCTTGTCTCAGTACTCACCTGGAGATGGGACAG GTCTACTACTACATGGGTGTGGATGCCGTGAAGGAGAGTATAATGGTGGATGAGATGGCAGTGAATCAGGCTTTGGTCAGCCTGGCACAGGCCCTGAAGTGCCCACTGGGTTCCTCTCTGCCAGAACTACAGCTCCTCCGTGGCCGCTGCTTGCTGCTGAAAGGAGAAGAGGAGAATGCCATCGACTGCTTTAGACAATCGCTCGAGCTAGAACGACCTGGAAGCTGTGAGCAGCAGGCACTGCACTTTCTGCTAGAGGCTCTGTTGACCATCTTCACCAAAAGCACAGGGGACATGTCTCACATTTTTTCCCAATTGGAGGACTGTGTAAAGCAGGCTGAGGAGAGACATGGCATTGACACAGTCCGGGCAGAGCTTAGGCTGTTATGCAGGACATATACTGACGAAGTGGCAGAGCTGTCAAGGGAAATGGTCAAGAGAGGGAAGCTGGGAATGGTGAAGAGACTGCTGAAGAGCATACAGCCCCAGGATAAACTACCTCTGGGCAGATCTCTGTCTGTGTAG